AAAATGATGCTGACAGGCAGTTGCAGAGCTACCCACCTTCTTGGTCATGGAAACTTCAGCTATTCACCATATTGTTATAGTGCATTTCTTTACAACTAACAGATATTGTTTGTTACAGTGGATAGTGGAGGCTCCGGAAATCAACATTCCGGTCTATAGTCCCAAACAAAACATACCCCCGCCTCCTACGGCAACCCCTTTGCCCACGCCCAGAAAGCAGAAGAAGGGAAGGTAAAAATGTTGGCACACTTTTGTGACCATTTCCCCCCACAGTAATGATCAGTGTCAGTAATGTCCTACATCATAGTACTCTTTTcgtataattataaaatataaggACTAAAATGGAAATGACTGGAAAGTACAACAGACATGTTAAAAATTACTGATAAGCCCTTTCGCTTATACTATAATCTTATGTGAAGTCTTGGATGCTAAAAATGCAATGGTATAGATAGTATTCTGGAAAGAGAAAAATGTAACAAGTTTGAAATCATATTGTGATAATCTACATCAAATTCCAAGTGCATTGTTGGGAAACCTTGCCTAGGCTTTTTCACAAAGTTCAGAGAGTACATAAAGGGGAcattactgtaacagtaaatATTTCCTTTCCTGTTTTGGTTTGGGTTGCTTCCCTTTACTCGCTAGTTATTTTGTATCATAGCCTTTTTGTTCAATGTCACTTTCCACTTACACACAGAGCTCAAAAATATTGATGAACATAATAATGTAAGATTCAAAAGGAAAAATGGAAAGCCCCTAAAAAAATATCGGGTTGTGTTAGAATTTATTTTAAGCTTTTAAGTGCTTTGCATGAGGATAAATTCAGGAcatgataatataattataacCCCAGAAACAAAGTCTGGggatatataggagtgagcttgtcggttggTCGGTCTTTCGGTCAGTCCATTGGTTTTCAAGGTTTCAGGACAATGACTCATGAAAGGCTTAACAGCTTTAAATTATATTTGCTACACAGGTATAACATCTTAAAATACATgtcatgttcgactttgagatcagtaggtcaaaggtcaaaatgacctggaacagttaaaccatatGGATGATACCTTGAGAGcctttgggcctaggatcatgaaagttgataggtccAAGGTTgtttatgaccagcagatgtctcCTATTGATTGAGGTCGGTacatcaaaggtcatggtcacaatgacccagaacagtttgaccttgacattggctTGCTTaatgtgacaaggccatattgtggggatataattcgtcactcctgtgacaactctataCCTTTGTTGAAATAGGTTTAGCTAGTTAGTTGATGTAACTTCGTTCTCTATGAAAAGTATTTAGGATGCAGTTTTTAGCTCAGCTTTTGGAGAACAGGTAGGGATATTGCACTCAGCCAATCTTTAGCATCTTCTGATATCTCTTTATTCATTAGAGGTGGATGTAAACTTCATaccttgttcactgtgatgatcagATATGCAATGGACAGATTTCGtatgtttgttttgcattttgaCTTTGAAGTTTTGGGTTAAGATTTTAATATGTAAACTGGTAGCTCTGTAACAAGAGGTAGAAATGGATAGACACTTTAGTTCCCTTGGTGATATGACACAGAAATACACACATTACACTGGTTTGCTTTTTCCTCAAAATTTAATAATGCctcttatttttaatttctcgTTTTCATTCATCTAATTTCTTGTAGTAATAAGGATTTTGAATAGTGAAACCTTGCTGTTCTTTAACAGCTCTTGTAATACAAATCTGTACTGTGGAAAAAATGTCGGAAGTTACAGTTAGTGTGTACATTTAGTAAATGCATATCTGAAGCTAGAAATTTAGCGAAGAAAAAGGCTTtgagaaatgagccgtgccatgagaaaaccaacatagtgggtttgcgaccatcatggatccagaccagcctgcgcatccgcgcagtctggtcaggatccatgctgttcgctaacagtttctttaattgcagtaggctttgaaagcaaacagcatggatcctggtcgcaaacccactatgttggttttctcatggcacggctcaaataggtTTTGTTCCTCCACTTAATTGTACCCAGAATAATGAGTTTTTTCTCATATTTATATAACCATTTAatagtatatgtatttttattcCCAACTCTTTTCCTTTAAAATTGTAACTaactttcaatattattttacttttgtttgtCTGATATGCATATATGATAAGTAAAATTTGCTTTTACTGGTGACATACCAAAATACTagtgttttaaataatattttatgataaacatttatttattaattatctaaTGAAGTGCATACTTTAAGCTTTTTcctgtaaaaaaataatatttattcattatttactGGTTTTCAGCGCACAGCAGGTGCCGGTAACACCCCAGGACCGCTTACCCTCCATCCAACGCAGAGCGCCTCGCTCAACTTCTCCTCCACAAATTATGGCAATCCAAGATATGACACTTGGGTTCCAGGTGGACCGAGTTAAACAGGCCGAGCCGGGGGAGGGGAAAGTTAGACTTACTGCTTATTATGCTTCTACTGGAAAGGTAAGAGGTGATACAGGTTAAAACATGCCAGTGTAAGAAAGAGTAAAGTTAGACTTaatccagaaaaaaataaattcaattgaACACATACAATTTCAGTTCATTTTATCATCAAAAGTTCAAATTCTTGATTACATATCCTCACAAAGTAGCTGTCTTGGGTAGCAGGACAAAACTTTTTACCCACAAAATTAAAACGGTATTAAATTTCCGTATtagaaatgaaattagaatttaatttatgtaaaaatattgcaGGTTGTACAATCATCTACTAGCCCTGTCACCTGTAGTACAACGGCAGTCCGCTCCAATTTCAAGTTTGGCTACCATGTTTTTGGTCAACAAGAAGCCTCGTTCCAGGATGTCGAGTACCAGGGTGACATGGTCCTCATTGCTCGCCTCTACCTCAAGAAACGTCAGTCTGATCTCATAGATGATTTTATCATGCCTGATCAGGGTGCACAGGAAGCCTCGTTATATGACGAGGAAACTTGCGTGGCCTGGTCCTTCCTACCACTAGTCCAGTGTGATGAAAGTAagtttaatccttaccctgctatatttctaaaatggactggtccatcattcaatttgggcaataccatttattattcgaagggatgttcactgaaaatttactaactgaatagtgaacagtgtagaccatgatgcacggatgtgcagtctgatcttggtctgcactggtagcaaaggaagaatcacttgccgtcagcaggcttaaggttaattaTTCACTTTAGGTTTTAtagtaatttattttaggtctattgtgaagcaagttctacaacttgttttaatcactctcgacacctcattcctgatggagtTCATTGCCACgaggtatgagagaagagaaaccagtttctcttttaattctgagtgccaagcaagggagctactggtaccactTCTCACAtatttggtatgacgtggccggggatgCAGATACAGAGTAAATTTACATGGATGAAACTGCATTTGGACAGTATAAAGTGCTGTAAATAATATAACCCAATATCGGccaatagaacattaggttattTAAGTACCTGCTTCTATATCTCAATTCTTCAAAAGATAAAAATTATCAGATATTATGAACGGTAGAGATTTTATTTTTGGTTTCAGACTTGCCTGTAAAAAAGAGAAGAACATTTAATCCCAGTATCATGTCTATCAACCAAGGCACCCACACCATTCCACTGTTCCAACCACCCATACCTGAGCCCAACCAAGTCCCACTGAGTGATCAGCCTTATACCAGGGACTGGCAACGGTATGGAAAAGCAACCTTGAGAGTTTATGTGTTTCAAGGTCAGCCTCGACCAGGGTCATTGACCCCTAGTGATGTGTCAGATATCGAGGATGAAGACACTTTACCCAAGGTGAGGAAATTTTGTACTTTCTTGAATTCAGTTTTAAAAGGAGTTGTTTTGGTAAATCTTaaataaaagtgtaaaatttTGTGACCTAGAACATACGATACAGCTGTACCTCTGTATTCTAACATAGATTCATTTGGAGAAAAGCTCAAGGTTATATTTTGAGGTCAGATGTCACTTAATCATCATTTTTTGCCAGGTccatttgcaaaagaaattttGAAGCTGCTtacatttattgataatattCTGTAGTTGCATCAGCGATTTATTTTTGTCCAAAGAAACATACGTTGTTGTGTTTTCAAGTTTCCATGGTTACCACTAGAATGGAAGACCCCAGTTAGGGCAGTTGTGCACATTTGATAATCTGGAAGCAATGGCATAATGTCATTTATCTGGATTATGTAAAATAAAGCCTggactgaaaattgttttataaatcaaagGCAACCCATGAGTAAATTTATCAAGACGGCAATATTTCTATCTTTTTAATGATTAAATAtgttaataaacatttaaaatgttaaaagttcTGAATAATGTTTTAAAACCTGTAAGTGATGTGTGGATCCCCTCTATCATGGGAAACCCAGAATTTTTTCCTCTCGGaaacaagaacaagagctgtacattttatttcaccatattgtaAACCATATGATTTTTTACGAGTGTGagaagttttcattaaattctacatagTGGAAAAAATTATGTTAGCgaaaatgttaacaaatttgTGATTCCCCATAGACGCCAATTATTATAACTTGTGTGAGGTTCAAACATTTCAAatcggtctagcaaaaaatcaagcacacatgtcaactcatttttttttttgcttgaattTCTATCTATATTccgaagttttaaaaaatcagggtTAAATCAATGCTACATTGTAGgaaattattttatctaaatgtgCGGAACTACTTTAAGGAACCATTCCAGTGATGTATATATTGATGCTTGTATATTTCAGTTTGCATGGTTACCCCTAGAAAGAAAGACACCAATAAAAGAACCATTTCTGTTAGGAGATGGTTTTGATGTATATATTGATGCTTGTAGATACCTTCCTGACTCTGCGACCTTTACCAAGGTAAACTCGATTGATCTATAAAATACTTTCTGATTGTGACCTTTACCAAGGTAAACTCATTTGTTTTATATAGTACTTCTTGTCTCTCTGATCTTTACCAAGGTGAAATCTGTCATTCAATACTGTACTTCCTGACTGCTACCTTTATCAAGGTTTGTTCTGTGTAGTACTTCCTGATTCTGGGACCTATACCAAACTAATATCAGTTGTTCTGTATAGTAGTTCCATACTTGGGTAGGATCAGTTGTTCTGTATAGTAGTTCCATACTCTGGTAGAATCAGTTGTTCTGTATAGTAGTTCCTTATTCAGGTAGAATCAGTTGCTCTGTATAGTAGTTCCATACTCTGGTAGAATCAGTTGTTCTGTATAGTAGTTCCATACTTGGGTAGAATCAGTTGTTCTGTATAGTAGTTCCATACTTGGGTAGAATCAGTTGTTCTGTATAGTAGTTCCATACTTGGGTAGAATCAGTTGTTCTGTATAGTAGTTCCATACTTGGGTAGAATCAGTTGTTCTGTATAGGAGTTCCTTACACAGGTAAAATCAGTTCTGTATAGTATTTCTTTGGTAAAGTCAGTTGTTCTGTATAGTACTTCCTTGCTCGGGTAAAATCAGTTGTTCTGTGTATTACTTCCTTTCTCGGGtaaagggggcctccgtggccgagtggttagagtcgttgacttcaaaccatttgcccctcatcgatgtgggttcgaaacctcatttgaggcgtagaattcttcacgtgaggaagccatccagctggcttacggaaggtcagtggttctacctaggtgcccgctcgtgatgaaattatgtacggagggtcacctggggtcttcctccaccattaaagctggaaagtcgccatatgacctaaaattgtgttggtgcgacgttaaacccaacaaaataaaataaataaattgctcgGGTAAAATCAGTTGATCTGTATAGTGGTTCCTTACTCAGGTAAAATCAGTTGATCTGTATAGTAGTTCCTTGCTCAGGTAAAATAAGTTGTTCTGTATAGTGGGTCCTTGCTCAGATAAAATCAATTGATCTGTATAGAACTTCCTTGCTCTGGTAAAATCTGTTGTTCTGTATAGTAGTTCCTTGCTCAGATAAAATCAATTGATCTGTATAGAACTTCCTTGCTCAGGTAAAATCAGTTGTTCTGTATAGTGGGTCCTTGCTCAGGTAAAATCAGTTGATCTGCATAATACTTCCTTGCTCAGGTAAAATCAGTTGATCTGTATAATACTTCCTTGCTCAGGTAAAATCAGTTGATCTGTATAGTACTTCCTTGCTCGGGTAAAATCACTTGTTCTGTGTAGTACTTACTTGCTCGGGTAAAATCACTTGTTCTGTGTAGTACTTCCTTGCTTAGGTAAAATCAGTTGATCTGTATAGTGGTTCCTTACTCAGGTAAAATCAGTTGGTCTGTATACTTGTTCCTTGCTTAGGTAAAATCAGTTGATCTGTATAGTACTTCCTTGCTCGGGTAAAATCACTTGTTCTGTATAGTACTTCCTTGCTCGGGTAAAATCACTTGTTCTGTGTAGTACTTCCTTGCTTAGGTAAAATCAGTTGATCTGTATAGTGGTTCCTTACTCAGGTAAAATCAGTTGATCTGTATACTTGTTCCTTGCTTAGGTAAAATCAGTCGATCTGTATAGTACTTCCTTGCTTGGGTAAAATCACTTGTTCTGTATAGTACTTCCTTGCTCGGGTAAAATCACTTGTTCTGTGTAGTACTTCCTTGCTCGGGTAAAATCAGTTGATCTGTATAGTGGTTCCTTACTCAGGTAAAATCAGTTGATCTGTATACTTGTTCCTTGCTTAGGTAAAATCAGTCGATCTGTATAGTACTTCCTTGCTTGGGTAAAATCACTTGTTCTGTATAGTACTTCCTTGCTCGGGTAAAATCACTTGTTCTGTGTAGTACTTCCTTGCTCGGGTAAAATCAGTTGATCTGTATAGTGGTTCCTTACTCATGTAAAATCAGTTGATCTGTATACTTGTTCCTTGCTTAGGTAAAATCAGTTGATCTGTATAGTACTTCCTTGCTCAGGTAAAATCAGTTGATCTGTATAGTGGTTCCTTGCTCAGTTAAATCAGTTGATCTGTATACTTGTTCCTTGCTTAGGTAAAATCAGTTGATCTGTATAGTACTTCCTTGCTCAGGTAAAATCAGTTGATCTGTATAGTGGTTCCTTACTCAGGTAAAATCAGTTGATCTGTATTAAAGTAGTTCTTTGCTCAGGTAAAATCATTTGATCTGCATAGTGGTTCCTTACTCAGGTAAAATCAGTTGATCTGTATACTTGTTCCTTGCTTAGGTAAAATCAGTTGATCTGTATAGTACTTCCTTGCTCGGGTAAAATCTGTTGTTCTGTATAGTAGTTCCTTGCTCAGGTAAAATCAGTTGATCTGTATAGAACTTCCTTGCTCTGGTAAAATCAGTTGTTCTGTATAGTGGGTCCTTGTTCAGGTAAAGTCAGTTGATCTGTATAGAACTTCCTTGCTCGGGTAAAATCAGTTGTTCTGTATGGTACTTCCTTGCTCTGGTAAAATAAGTTGATCTGTATGGTACTTCCTTGCTCTGGTTGAATAAGTTGTTCTGTATAATACTTACTTGCTTGGGTAAAATCAGTTGTTCTTTGTAGTAGTTCCTTACTTGGGTAAAATCAGTTGTTCTGTATAGTACTTTCTTGCTCGGGTAAAATCAGTTGTTCTGATAGTACTTCCTTACTCGGGTAAAATCATTTGTTCTATATAGTTTTTCCTTGCTCAAGTAAAATCAGTTGTTCTTTATAGTACTTCCTTGCTCAGGTAAAATCTGTTGTTCTGTAAAGTAGTTCCTTGCTCAGGTTAAAACAGTTGTTCTATATAGTACTTCCTTGCTCAGGTAAAATCAGTTGTTCTGTATAGTAGTTCCTTGTTCTTTGACCCTTAATATAAGGTTTGATCTATAAGATACTTTCTGACTGTGATCTTAAGTTGTTCTACATAATACTCGAACCAGCAATGGTTGTATTAAAATTGATGTAAGAAATGATAGTTTCATCAATAATGCTGCTTATCCCTAATTAACCTTGGCCATAGTTAATGTTCTATGGTTTTACCAAATAAATTGTTTCATAAACCAGATTTTATAAAGCTGGGGGAAATAATTTAGTAGGATTTGGGAAAATGTGGATAAGATTTTGAAGTAAGTTCTTGTTAGAGAGAAAAAAACCCAAAGGAAATCAGGTAAAATGAGTGAGTATCTGGAGTCAGCGTTCCAAGGTGTAACAGATTTTACCATTCATACAAAATGATGATCATGCATGGAATAGCgaaataatattcatttaaagATATGTCAGATGACAATAGATGatcaaatagaaatattattcatttgTAAGTTTACTCTGTGTTGAAGCATAGCTAAATTtggaatgtattttattttcaggtcGCTGGACGCATACTTGACCGCCGATACGAGTTGTACGGTAAAGACATAAACACTGGTGTAAAGTTAGACAGTGATGTCTACAACCCAGTGTATGAAGAAAAAGTAGAATTTAGAGAGACAAATATACCGCCAACTGCTACACTTCTACTCAAGGTAGTATTATTCCTGTCATTTATTTAATTGGCTTGAAAGTAACTCTAGATTGAAAGCTTGTGACTGTCACTCCAGTCAGCTTTCAGACGGACTGGTACTCATGTGTAACAAAGCATATGCAGTCTGCACTCTGTATTTCGAATTCAAAGAGATCGAGCGTTTAActtcaagaaaaagaaaattcgacttaaaatgatattttgtgcacgtatTTCcggacaggacttgaaaatgtcttcgagacaGCCGTAATTTTGAAATAAGCAAGTTCGAGACATGGAGTTTGAACTGTATATATCAGGACATAGATCCAAAAAGGTTCAGATCCGCTCTCTGTTAAAATGTGTGCCTGACTGCTTATCAATATTTATCATTAAGTGTCTGATAAAAGTAATAGATAAtttctttattacaaaatgtatatgataatttCCTTGTTACAGATTTTTACAGTTGATAATTTATTTATCGTAGAAATTTACGATAGATATTTTTAATACAGATTTATACAATAGATAAttccaaagaactataaaatacacagaatggcaactggctgtaatctcgcgtgatctcgtgtcagggcatgaatcggcgttatcttagtgaaAACAAACAtgggcgagcatggagttacaatttgtacctttaaaactacatttagaaTATATGTtaacttctaaaacaacattagtttaatgtgaaatagtcttaaaacacaaaatacacatttcttgccatcaaaagaagcgtggtcatacggtgataaatTAATTTACTGATAAATAATTGCTTCCGCATACAAATTGGCGCATGGAGAAAGGACCACTTCTGgcaaacgagatctcattcagttatcacaggatgttggcgagatttgctctatatgcctttcaagttgccagtttatttatttttatagctctttgataattcttattacagatttatataaaaaataatttctaaattacatatttttagctcatctgattttttgaaaaaaaaatgatgagttattgtcatcacttgagcggttgtcggcgtcggcgttgcctggttaagttttatgtttaggtcagcttttctcctaaactatcaaagctattgctttgaaacttggaatacttgttcaccatcataagccgaccctgtatagcaagaaacataactccatcttgctttttgcaagatttatggccccttttgtacttagaaaatatcagatttcttggttaagttttatgtttaggtcaacttttctcctaaactatcaaagctattgctttgaaacttggaatacttgttcaccatcataagcagaccctgtacatcaagaaacataactccatcttgctttttgcaagatttattgccccttttggacttagaaaatcagttttcttggttaagttttatgtttaggtcagcttttatcctaaactatcaaagctattgctttaaaacttgcaacacttgttcaccttcataagttgaccctgtacagcaagaaacataactccgtcctgctttttgcaagatttatggccccttttggacttagaaaatatcagatttcttggttaagttttatgtttaggtcaactttttctcttaaactatcaaagctattgctttgaaacttgcaacacttgttcaccatcataagctgaccctgtaaagcaagcaacataactccatcctgctttttgcaataattattgccccttttggacttagaaaatcattttcttggttgagtattatgtttaagtcaacttttctcataaactatcaaagctattgctttaaaacttgcaacagtttttcaccatcataagtggacactgtacatcaagaaacataactctatcctgctttttgcaagaatgatggccctttttagacttagaaaatcatgggtaggacaatatttctattacacaaaaaaaatcagatgagcgtcagcacccgcaaggcggtgctcttgttatatattgAAATTGATAATTTCTTTATTACATATTACTACAATACATAACTTCTTAATTACAGATGTATACAAAAGATGATTTCTTTATCATAGATGTATACaaaagataatatatttattataaatttataaaaaaagataatttctTTATTATAGGTGTGAACAAAAGATAATTTCTTATTATATTACAGATTTATACAATAGATAATTTCTACAAGACACTGACTGTGATAGGGTATGCTACACTGAATGTATTTGTAGAGACTGGGACAGAGAGACAACCCGTTGTTGATAAACCTATGCAAGTAAGTTTCATACACAGTCAGCTTGTTTGATCAAtgaaaccttaccctgctaaattactataatggacttgtccatctttcaatttggacagtaccattaactgttaaaaggagtgcttatcTAAaggatactgactaaatggctcacagtgcagattatgatcagactgcacaaatctgatctgcactggttgcaaagacagaatcagtcgtgtccaccATAGTTAAAGTCAGAAGATACAGTCAGACTTGCTCGAGAAACCATGTCTATTTAGAAACTACTTGCATTGAGAGACCACATTTTAGGCTTCCTTTTCATGTTGGTAAACATCAAAGTATGTTGTATTAAGAAACAGTTTGTGTTAAGAAAAACCCCCTAACCCAAACCCTACCCTAACCTCACCCTACACCTAACCCAACCCAATACCCCAACACCCTAACCCAAACCCTacaccctaaccctaacccacaCCTAACCCTAACCCATAACCCCTCTTACCCTAAACCCTCAACCCTAACCCACACCCTAACCCaacccctaaccctaaccctaacctcacCACACCAACACCTAACCTCAAACCTACCCCACTCCCTTAACCCTAACCCAccaccctacccctaccccatcaCCTCAACCCTAACCCAAACCCAAACTCCCTAACCCAAACCCCAACCCTCAACCCTACCCCTACCCTAACCCtcaccctaaccctaaccctaaccctaaccctaaccctaaccctaaccctaaccctaaccctaaccctaaccctaaccctaaccctacccctaaccctaacccctaaCCTAAACCCACCCCTAACCCTACCCAAAACCTAACCCACACCCTACCCAACCCAcacctaaccctaaaccctaaccctaccACCACACCCACACCCAACCCCTAACCCTCCCCCAAAACCCTCACCTCTACCCCTAACCCTAAACCATAACCCAAACCCAACAccctaacccaaaccctaacCCCTACcccacaaccctaaccctaaccctaacccaacaCCCCCCCTCACCCTCCCCCTCCTCTAACCCTAACCCAAACCCAACGCCCAAACCCTCCCCTAACCCCCTtcaccctaaccctaaccctaaccccctaaccctaaccctacccctacccc
The sequence above is a segment of the Mercenaria mercenaria strain notata chromosome 3, MADL_Memer_1, whole genome shotgun sequence genome. Coding sequences within it:
- the LOC128555844 gene encoding uncharacterized protein LOC128555844 isoform X1, which produces MIIYYSAGFVIFYDFILCLDPTIQACRLVVGLHSSSAVMGEPTVLPTVYTEPATRGERYNYNYSNAIIGAKQPVPKCPPESDLGIVTELQASGGPASEHDRHSLITRAWTKIPLFDNNSRLIAGRFRIPLRNVPIKPFLHVSQVQRVPKFGDAELCYRIVNMRDAEVHSMQQISAANYNQYSHPQWIVEAPEINIPVYSPKQNIPPPPTATPLPTPRKQKKGSAQQVPVTPQDRLPSIQRRAPRSTSPPQIMAIQDMTLGFQVDRVKQAEPGEGKVRLTAYYASTGKVVQSSTSPVTCSTTAVRSNFKFGYHVFGQQEASFQDVEYQGDMVLIARLYLKKRQSDLIDDFIMPDQGAQEASLYDEETCVAWSFLPLVQCDENLPVKKRRTFNPSIMSINQGTHTIPLFQPPIPEPNQVPLSDQPYTRDWQRYGKATLRVYVFQGQPRPGSLTPSDVSDIEDEDTLPKFAWLPLERKTPIKEPFLLGDGFDVYIDACRYLPDSATFTKVAGRILDRRYELYGKDINTGVKLDSDVYNPVYEEKVEFRETNIPPTATLLLKIYTIDNFYKTLTVIGYATLNVFVETGTERQPVVDKPMQVSFIHSQLV
- the LOC128555844 gene encoding uncharacterized protein LOC128555844 isoform X2; translated protein: MIIYYSAGFVIFYDFILCLDPTIQACRLVVGLHSSSAVMGEPTVLPTVYTEPATRGERYNYNYSNAIIGAKQPVPKCPPESDLGIVTELQASGGPASEHDRHSLITRAWTKIPLFDNNSRLIAGRFRIPLRNVPIKPFLHVSQVQRVPKFGDAELCYRIVNMRDAEVHSMQQISAANYNQYSHPQIPGDYSPRRNILPIQSAQQVPVTPQDRLPSIQRRAPRSTSPPQIMAIQDMTLGFQVDRVKQAEPGEGKVRLTAYYASTGKVVQSSTSPVTCSTTAVRSNFKFGYHVFGQQEASFQDVEYQGDMVLIARLYLKKRQSDLIDDFIMPDQGAQEASLYDEETCVAWSFLPLVQCDENLPVKKRRTFNPSIMSINQGTHTIPLFQPPIPEPNQVPLSDQPYTRDWQRYGKATLRVYVFQGQPRPGSLTPSDVSDIEDEDTLPKFAWLPLERKTPIKEPFLLGDGFDVYIDACRYLPDSATFTKVAGRILDRRYELYGKDINTGVKLDSDVYNPVYEEKVEFRETNIPPTATLLLKIYTIDNFYKTLTVIGYATLNVFVETGTERQPVVDKPMQVSFIHSQLV
- the LOC128555844 gene encoding uncharacterized protein LOC128555844 isoform X3, translating into MIIYYSAGFVIFYDFILCLDPTIQACRLVVGLHSSSAVMGEPTVLPTVYTEPATRGERYNYNYSNAIIGAKQPVPKCPPESDLGIVTELQASGGPASEHDRHSLITRAWTKIPLFDNNSRLIAGRFRIPLRNVPIKPFLHVSQVQRVPKFGDAELCYRIVNMRDAEVHSMQQISAANYNQYSHPQDPYYDISAQQVPVTPQDRLPSIQRRAPRSTSPPQIMAIQDMTLGFQVDRVKQAEPGEGKVRLTAYYASTGKVVQSSTSPVTCSTTAVRSNFKFGYHVFGQQEASFQDVEYQGDMVLIARLYLKKRQSDLIDDFIMPDQGAQEASLYDEETCVAWSFLPLVQCDENLPVKKRRTFNPSIMSINQGTHTIPLFQPPIPEPNQVPLSDQPYTRDWQRYGKATLRVYVFQGQPRPGSLTPSDVSDIEDEDTLPKFAWLPLERKTPIKEPFLLGDGFDVYIDACRYLPDSATFTKVAGRILDRRYELYGKDINTGVKLDSDVYNPVYEEKVEFRETNIPPTATLLLKIYTIDNFYKTLTVIGYATLNVFVETGTERQPVVDKPMQVSFIHSQLV